Genomic segment of Betaproteobacteria bacterium:
AAGCCGAAGCCGATCAGCGAAAGCGAGGTCCGCAGCCAGGCCATCAACGTTCGCTCGAACGCGAGAAAGCTGCGTTCGACCGCGAGCGAGGTACGCTGCTGTGCGAGCCGGGTGCCGCGGTCGGGCACCGACTCGGTTTCACCTGTCACGTCGGATGCCCCGCTCCAATCGGCTGCAACTCACGCACGCCATGACAGAAGCGGAACTTGCGGCCGCTGCCGCACGGACAGGGTGCATATGGGCCGCGCTTCCTGTCTTCCGCCTCAACAGCCGCCATCACCTCGGCCGGCGCTCGCCCACCCGAGAAGAGGTGACCCATCCGCTCCATTGCGGGCCGGGTATGCGTGAAGAACCTGTAGAGACCCGCAC
This window contains:
- a CDS encoding DUF202 domain-containing protein, which translates into the protein MTGETESVPDRGTRLAQQRTSLAVERSFLAFERTLMAWLRTSLSLIGFG